The following coding sequences are from one Capsicum annuum cultivar UCD-10X-F1 chromosome 3, UCD10Xv1.1, whole genome shotgun sequence window:
- the LOC107863182 gene encoding SUMO-conjugating enzyme UBC9, with the protein MASKRILKELKDLQKDPPTSCSAGPVAEDMFHWQATIMGPSDSPYSGGVFLVTIHFPPDYPFKPPKVAFRTKVFHPNINSNGSICLDILKEQWSPALTISKVLLSICSLLTDPNPDDPLVPEIAHMYKTDRNKYETTARSWTQKYAMG; encoded by the exons ATGGCTTCAAAGCGGATCTTGAAGGAGCTCAAAGATCTTCAAAAGGATCCTCCTACTTCTTGTAGCGCTG GACCTGTTGCTGAGGACATGTTTCATTGGCAAGCAACGATCATGGGTCCTTCCGACAGTCCTTATTCTGGTGGGGTTTTTCTGGTGACAATTCATTTTCCTCCAGATTATCCATTCAAGCCACCTAAG GTGGCTTTCAGGACAAAAGTTTTCCACCCAAACATAAACAGCAACGGGAGCATATGCCTTGACATTTTGAAGGAGCAGTGGAGCCCTGCCCTAACAATTtccaag GTGTTGCTTTCGATATGTTCTCTTCTGACGGACCCGAATCCTGATGATCCTTTGGTCCCCGAGATTGCACACATGTACAAGACAGATCGGAACAAGTACGAGACTACTGCAAGGAGCTGGACCCAGAAGTATGCCATGGGCTAA